The DNA segment GCACCAAGGCCAGGGTGTGATCGGCCACGCAGCTGTCGTTGGTGCCCGCACCGTTGCCGGTGGCAATGCCACGCGTGCGAGCATGGGCCACGTCCACTTTCTCGTAGCCGGCACCCAGCGCGCAGACCAGTTGCAAAGCAGGCAGCTGGTCCATCTGCACCGCACTCAAACCCACGGAGCCGATGGTCAGCACCACCTGCACGCGCGCAGCGTGCTGCTGCAGCGCCGCCTCGGCGGCGGCGGGTTCGGGCACATAGACCAGTTCCAGACTGGGCAGGCGCTGGGCGATCTGCAGCAGATCCTCATCGGCAACGACGGTGTTGATCAGCAGGATGGGGCGGGAAGCGGCGGCGATGGGTGCGGTAGCGGTAGCGGAAGTCATGAGAGTCTTTCAGGGGAACGCAGGAAACACAGCCCCGACCGTACCGCATTCCCTGCGTGTGGCCGTGCTGATGGAGAACATGTGGACAGGCTATGCCTTCAGCGGTGCAGCTTCCGTGCCACCTTCGCTGCCATCCGCCTCACCGCTTTGCTGCAAGGCCCACATCTGGGCATAGCGCCCGTTCAGCGCCAGCAGCTCGCTGTGGCGGCCACGCTCCAGGATGCGGCCGGCCTCCATCACCAGAATCTCGTGTGCATCCACCACCGTGGACAGCCGGTGGGCGATCAGCAAGGTAGTCTTGTTGCGCGCCACCTGGGCCAGCTCCGCCTGGATGGCCCGCTCGTTGGCGCTGTCCAGTGCCGAGGTGGCCTCGTCAAAAATCAGCACCGGCGGGTTCTTCAGCAGCGTGCGGGCAATGGCCACGCGCTGCTTTTCGCCACCGGACAGCTTCAGGCCCCGTTCCCCCACGCGCGTGGCATAGCCCTGGGGCGTGGCCGCAATGAAGTCATGGATGCGGGCCGCCTGGGCCACGGCCACCACCTCGTCGTGGCGGGCGCCTGGCCGGCCATAGGCGATGTTGTATTCCACCGTGTCGTTGAACAGCACCGTGTCCTGCGGCACGATGCCGATCGCGCACCGCAGGCTGTCCTGCGTGACATGGCGGATGTCCTGGCCGGCGATGGTGATGCGTCCGCCCTGCAGGTCATAGAAGCGGAACAGCAGCCGTGCCAGCGTGCTCTTACCCGAGCCGGAGGGCCCCACCACGGCCACGGTCTTACCGGCCGGAATCTCGAAGCTCACATCCTGCAGAATGGGCCGCGCCGGATCGTAGGCGAAGCGCACCTGCTCAAAGCGCACGGCCGGCTCTCCCGCCAGCTGCAGCGGCGCTGCATCCGGCGCATCGGCCACTTCGCGCTCCTTGTCCATCAAGGTGAACATGCGGTCCAGGTCCACCAGACTTTGCTTGATCTCCCGGTAGAGCACGCCCAGAAAGTTCAGCGGGATGTACAGCTGGATCATGAAGGCATTGATCATCACCAGATCGCCCAGCGTCAGCGTGCCCGCCACCACGCCCTGGGTGGCGCGCCACAGAATGGCCACCAGCGCCACGGCAATGACCAGTTGCTGACCGCTGTTGAGCAGCGTCAAGGTGCTCTGGCTCTTGAGGCGCACCTTGCGCAGGCGCTCCAGGTTCTCGTCGTAGCGCGCCGCTTCGAAGGCTTCGTTGTTGAAGTACTTGACGGTTTCGTAATTGATCAGCGAATCGATCGCCTGGGTGTGGGCGGCCGAGTCATGCTGGTTGGCCGCACGGCGAAACTGGGTGCGCCACTCCGTCACCTTGACGGTGAAGGTGATGTAGACCGCCAGTGCAGCCAAGGTGATGGCGGCGAACCAGGGGTCGAACTGCACGGCCATGATGCCCAGCACCAGCGCCACCTCGATCAGTGTGGGCACGATGCTGTAGAGCGAGTACGAGATCAGCGACTCCACGCCCTTCACCCCGCGCTCGATGTCGCGGGTCATGCCGCCGGTCTGGCGCTCCAGGTGGAAACGCATGCTCAAGGCATGCAGATGGAGAAAGGTCGCCAACGCAATGCTGCGCGCCGCGCCGTGGGTGGCCTTGGCAAACACCAGCTCCCGCAGCTCTGAGAACAGCGAGGTGCACAGCCGCAGCAGGCCATAGGCCAACAGCAGGCCCACGGGCACCACCAGGATGGCAAGCGGGTCGCCAGGCTTCAGCGTCAGCGCATCCACCAGGTTCTTCAGCAGCACCGGCACGCCCACATTGGCC comes from the Comamonas terrigena NBRC 13299 genome and includes:
- a CDS encoding ABCB family ABC transporter ATP-binding protein/permease, with translation MRHHAAPPDPISTTTPQASGRDAATLRRLLPYLWEYKWRVIAALLFMVGAKLANVGVPVLLKNLVDALTLKPGDPLAILVVPVGLLLAYGLLRLCTSLFSELRELVFAKATHGAARSIALATFLHLHALSMRFHLERQTGGMTRDIERGVKGVESLISYSLYSIVPTLIEVALVLGIMAVQFDPWFAAITLAALAVYITFTVKVTEWRTQFRRAANQHDSAAHTQAIDSLINYETVKYFNNEAFEAARYDENLERLRKVRLKSQSTLTLLNSGQQLVIAVALVAILWRATQGVVAGTLTLGDLVMINAFMIQLYIPLNFLGVLYREIKQSLVDLDRMFTLMDKEREVADAPDAAPLQLAGEPAVRFEQVRFAYDPARPILQDVSFEIPAGKTVAVVGPSGSGKSTLARLLFRFYDLQGGRITIAGQDIRHVTQDSLRCAIGIVPQDTVLFNDTVEYNIAYGRPGARHDEVVAVAQAARIHDFIAATPQGYATRVGERGLKLSGGEKQRVAIARTLLKNPPVLIFDEATSALDSANERAIQAELAQVARNKTTLLIAHRLSTVVDAHEILVMEAGRILERGRHSELLALNGRYAQMWALQQSGEADGSEGGTEAAPLKA